Genomic DNA from Nitratidesulfovibrio vulgaris str. Hildenborough:
CTGGATGGCTTCGAGACGGTTGATGCAGCGGATGAGCGTGCTCTTTCCGGAGCCGCTCGGCCCGCAGATGACGACCACTTCGCCCTGGGCGATGTCGAGATTGATGTCATTGAGCACGTGCAGACCGCTCGGGTACCACTTGTGCACATGTTCGAAGTGGATCACGTGATGCTCCGTTCTGTTCGGTGAGGGGAAAAGGCCCCCGCTCCCGTGTAGCAGAACGGTTCCCGGAGCACAAGACGCGATGTGGTCGGCTTTACAAAACTGTCATTTGCGGGGTCTGATGCCGCGACCATGCTCGTCAGGGGGAATGCGGCCCGCCATCCGATTGGTCGTACAATCAGATGGTTGACGAGGGTAGGTGCCCATGCCGTTTTTCCTGAGAGGAAGGTGTTATTTCAAAAACGTCAAGACGGAGGGTCGCTGTAGGGGAGCTCGAACCAGAACACGTTACCGCAGACATCATGGTGGTAGCCCGTATGTCCGCCGTGCAGGTCGACGATTTCGCGCACGAAATGCAGCCCGTGTCCTGTGCCGTATTCGCCTGTGGTGTTGCGTCCACGAAAGTCGGGTTCGAAGAGGTGAGGTACGTCGGCGGCATCGACAGGCGGTCCGCTTGTGCACACCTCGACGCGTACCGCGGGTTTCCCCTCTCCGAAGGCATTCTCCACGAACACGATACGGCAGCACATGGTGAGGCTTTCGTCATCCGGGTCGGGGCGGGTGTACTTGACGGCGTTGGAAAGCAGGTTCGCGATGACCTGACTGATGAGCCCCGTATCGGCAAGCACCAGACGCGGTGTGTCATCGTCGTAGAGGGGCATGCAGACCTTCACGCCCTTCTCCTCGAGTCTGCCCTTGAAGCGCTCGACCTGCGGCAGCACTACGCGTTGCAGCAGGTCGATGTGGCTCTTCTGGAGCACATAGTGCCCCTGATCGAAATGGCTCTGTCGCAACAGGGTCTCGAGAAACATGCTCGACTGCTGGAAGTGCCTGTATATCTCACTGTACTGTTCTTCAAGGCGCTCATGGAGATAGCCGAGCTGATGCATCGCCTCGGCAAGGACGTTGGTGCTGGAGCAGTCTCCATGCAACAAGGTTTCACGCACCTGTGACATGGACTGGATCTTGCCTTCAAGCTGTCTGAAAAGAAGCTTGAAATACATGTTCGGCACGATGACATTGTGCCCTATGTCGTGGACAAGGCTGCGTATGAAGCGAATGTGCTCGCGGTTCTTGAAGAACATGAGCTTGTTGTGCAACTGGAAGCCGACCCTGTTCGCATACTTTTGCAGATACAGTATCTGGTGGTCGGTGAGGGGCTGACGCGGATGCACGACAAGCATCCCGAGTGCATCGCCCACCGGAGTCACGGGCAGGCTCGACCTCTCTGCACTGCGCCCCCTGACAGGAATACGGTATTCGCCATCCCGGAAGGCGGGCTGTTCTGCAAGTTCACCCGGTAGTGGAGGTGTCGCCGTGGTCGGTCCGAGGTCGGGTGAGCGCCGGACAAGACTGCCTGAAGGGTCGAGCGTATAGAGTTCGGCTTCAAGGTCGAAGAACTGTTTGAGCACCAGTACGGCCAACGAGTAGAGGTCTTCGAGAGAGTCGAATTCCTGGGCGAGGTCGAAGAATACATTGAGGGCGCACGTCTGGCGAGGGCTGAAACCGTAGCTGCCGTAGTCCGAGACCTTGGCCCCGATACGTTCGGCGACGGAGGCATAGCCTGCCGCCTGTGCGGTGATGGCGCGGCCCTGTTCGGTGAGGCTGCTCATGCACGGGCTCCTTGAAAGGTTGCCGTTTGAAGCAGTATGCATCATTTAAAGGTATGCGCCAAGGCGTTACCGAAGCCTGCCTGATGCTTTTCGATGGCAGTGGTTTTGGCTGGAACTCTGTCAATGTCTTATTTTCTAACGTATTGACGTGCGTATCTCTAACATGGCAACAGTTTATAGTTAACAGTTGATTGTCGGGGGGGGAGGTCGCATGTTTCTGGTTACTGGCGTGTTCGTCTCTGTGCGGCACGAACGCACGGGTACGGGCACTACCGCGCGTGAGAGTGTCCAGCGGATTACGTGGTTCGGAACGCTACGGGATGACGGGGTGGCACTTGTCATGCCGCTTTCGGACAGGATGCTTCCCACGGGGATAATCCGTGAGGTTCCTGAAGAGCGATTCCTTGAAGAGTTCATGCCTGACCAGGCAACCTATGAAGAGCATTTCCGCGAGACTGCCGAGAGTCTGAGAGGGCGCCTTCAGCTGGCGTCGACACTGCCTACCGACCTGTATCCCGAAGAGCGCATCCTGCTTGACGCCCTCTCCGCACTGTTGCACGGGCGAAGTGCCGCGAAGCCGGTAGATGCGGATATACCCGCCGTGCTCGAATTGCTCGCGCACGGGCAGGAAGGACGCTCCGCAGGTGCGTTCCAGACCCGGCTGAGTGGGGCTGCGGTGGACTACAGACGGCAGGGAGACTATCCGCGGGCCCTGCTGTTCTACGACAGGGCGCTGACCATGCAGGGGCAGGAGGACAGGCTGCTCTTCAACGTCGCACGGGTGCACTACGAGATGGGCGAACTTGCCGAGGCCGAGACGTGTCTGAAGCGTGCCCTCGAAAGCAATCCGGCACTGGAAGAGGCCGGAAGGTTTCTGGCTTTCCTCCAGAAGACGACCCTGCAACCACAGGCGGGAGATGAATGATGGAACGCCGACTCGCCGAACGCCTCGCCCTTGATGCCCCATGCTTCATCGAAGCGGATACGGCAAAGGGGCGGTTTCCCGTGATGCTGTGCAACGTGAGTCCCGGCGGCGCCATGATAGGACTTCCTCCCGGAGAGGAGGTCATGGCGGTGGGTGACATGCTGCGCCTTCGGGCAATGCCCGCCAGTCTTGCCCCGTTCTCCGAAGGCGTTTCAGGGCGCGTGATGTGGTGTGCGGGCAACAGGTGCGGCGTGCAGTTCGACATGCCCCTTCCTGTCACCACGGAAGCATTGCGCACACTGCTGCTGGAGATGGACTGAAGGGCAGCTGTTTGCGGTGGCGATGGCAGGGTTGAACGAACCCCGAAGTCATGCCGCCCGGAAACGCCGTTGTCGTCCTACGCCCACCCGTTCGGGGCGCGTAACAGTCTGGCACACAGTCGCCCCCTTCAGCCATGTCCTTGCCCTGACATCCAGCGCCGTGAGGCCTCTCGCCCATGTCGGGTGTGCCTCCCACGGGCCTTGCTAATGGCCCGAGAAGTCTAGCACATTGTTCAGCCCGCTCTCGCGTGATTCGATGGCCGTCCCCTTGATGAAGTGCCGGTGCAGCCGCCATGCGTCCATGTCGATGTAGTCCACGCGGCCTTCGCTGTCGGGGGTGAGGTGGGGCCGCAGTGCATCCATCAGTTCTTCGATGGGAAACCAGACGCCTTCGAACGATACCCGCAGCAGGTCGCCGTCCAGTTCGATATGTTCATCCCCTGCAACGGAGGCCGCCAGACGGCGCAGGTGCTCCCCTGCGGGATGCAGGCTACCGTAGACCTTCACCAGAACGTGTTCCATGTTCCTTCCTCGTAGCCGGATGTGCCGACGCCTGCCGGATTGCGGGTTTGCGATGCCTGTCGTTGCCGTCGCCCTTCCCCCTTCAGGCGAGGCGGGGCTTGCGTTGCGGTTACAGAATGCGGAACATGCCATCCTCGTAGATGGTCGTCCGCTTGCCGCCATGCAGGTGCGCTGTCACCCTTCTGGGGGTTGTGGCGACCATGTCCCAGTGCAGTGTCGAGGTGTTGAAGCCGAGACGTTCACGTGTTGCTTCATCGAAGTCCGGGGCCGCACCGGCAAAGGTGTTGGCATAGGACTGCCCGAGGGCGATGTGCATCGACCCGTTCTCGCCGCCATGATTCTCGTCGAAAAGCGTATTGGCCATGAATCTGCCGATGGGCGAAAAGCGCTTGTCCACAAGGGCGAATTCGCCCACGCGTGCAGCGCCCGCGTCGATGCTGGTCTGCCCGGCGGCGAACGCCTCCCCTTTTTCGGCTGCGAGTGCGGTGACCACACCCTTCCTGAACGTGAGTCGTATGCCGGAGGTGATGTTGCCGGAGCGGAACGACGGAAGGTCGGCCACATACGAGCCTTCAACAGTGCGCCAGTCCGGCGAGACATAGAGTTCGAAACTGGGGATGTTGCGTCCGGTCACCCCGGCCCAGCGTCGTTGCTGGCCCACCGATAGACGGAGGTCTGTTCCGTCATCGGACTCGACATGCAGGACGACGTCGCCGAGGGCGTCGAGTGCTGTGCGCAACGCTTCGGCCTCTTTGGCTATCCGTCGCCAGCGCGCCACGGGGTCGGCCTCTCCAAGATGGCAGGCGCGCGCGATCTCCTTGGCGTACGCCTCCACATTCATCCCCGCCCATCCGGCAAGGGCTGGTGTGGGCCACAGGCAGAGCGTCCACCCGTAGGTCCCCATCTGTTCGCGGGTGCGTGCGATGGCCGTCAGCGGGGCGCGGGCGCGTTGCGCGAGGGCGATGTTCTCGGCGGGCACGGAGGCAAGATGCGACAGCGACTGGGGGGCAAGCAGTGAGATGGTGCCGTTGAGCCTGTTCTGGAGTTCGCGTTCGCCGGGAATGAGGGTCGTGAGGCGCTTGTTGTTGGCTAGCGTGTAGAAATCATGCTCCATGCGTGGCGTATGGGCCATGCGCGGCACGGGTATCTGCCCGCGTTCGTGCAGGCGGGCGCATATCTCCTCGGCCAGAGGCAGGGCTGGCAGGTCGAAGCGTACGAGCACGAAATCGCTTTTGCGGTACGGGTGACCGCGTCCTCGTTCCAGGCCCCACAACAGGACGGCCGCATAGCGTTCGAGGGTCGTCTGGTCGAACATGTCGTCTCTCGTAAGGTTATCATTGCCGCCTTGTGGCGGTGGTGTAGGGTGACAGTGTGGCAGTGCCTTGCGGGGATGTCCTCGGGCCGCACGGGAGTGAAGGCAGCAGCACGCCCGTCGCAGGTCGCCCCGCCACGCATCCTCCCCCTTGCAGTGCCGACCGTGTCGTGACCCCCTCACGGCACGGTCGGCCATTTTCAATGGTAAGACGCGAACCGTGCAAGACAAGTGCCCTTGCGGGATGGGAAGGCGGGATGCTGGGTCAGTCGTCTGCCTTGACGGTTTGCGGGCGGGCAGGGGCCAGACAGTGGCCCGCATCTCGTGCGGATGCCAGCCCTTCGCAATCGCCAAGGTTGCATGCCTGTATGAAGTCTTCGCACATGGGCCCGTATTCACGGCGCATCATGCGTGCCGCACCACGGGCGCGCCACGCAGGCGCAAGCCGCGGTGCTTCCCGCAGGACACGCGAAAGGTCATCCACTGCGAGCGCGGTGAGGTCGAGTCTGAGGTTGGCGATGCCCCTTGCCAGTCGCGCCCGTACGGGGGCGTCGGGCAACGCCAGTGCCCTGTCGAGGGCTTCGACGGCGTCCTGGGGCCTGTCCAGTTGCAGGAGTGCTTCACCGAGGAACGTCCAGCCGAGGGGCATCTCCGGGGAGGCCTCGACCACCTGACGCATGTCGGCTGCAAGGATGATGGGGTGTCTCCATACACCATCAAGATAGGACAGCGCACGTTCAAGGGTGTCGAGACTGCGCAATGTCCTTGCGAGGGCGGCGAACCTCCTGTCATAGGGGCTTTCCGATTCCGTGCCTGCCTTCTGGCGATGTCGTGCGGCATCGAGGGCAAGCTGCCTCGCTTCAAGAAGGTTCTCACGTGTATGCAACAGGATGCCTTCTCTGAGTTCGAGCTTCTCCGGCGCGCGGAGGGCCGCCCGCAGGGCCGTCGCGGCATCTCCTCCGCGAGGGGTGGTGCGGATGTTGACGGCGACCTCGACTTCTGGCGGGTAGCCGACGACACTCGTGGCCGTGGTGTGCGCTTCGAAGGTCGCCGCCGTGAGAGACAGAAGTCGGGCGGGCGTCTCGGCTGAAAAGAGGGCTGCGGAGTCCCTTCCGAGGGATGCCGTGGAAAGGCGCAACGCCTCGATACGGGCGGCTGCGGCTGCGACGGTCTGGGCGTCGTCGCGCAAGATACCGCCACCGAAGGGGACGATGACGGTGGCTTCCGCGGCCTGAAGACCTGCGGGCAGACTCAGCATGAGCGCCAGTGTGGCAACGATGCAAGTCAAGAGGACGAAGGCCCGGGAGGACTGGTGGAGGTCGCGGCGATGCCTTCCGGGTTGGGGACGGGGCGAGAGAACCGCAGGGTGAAGGTGGGGGGCGGCGTCGAGAGTCATGGGAGTGAGGCCGCGACCGGGCAGTCTCCTGTCATGCACCGTCGTGCACATGGTGCAGGAAGGGAAGCCGGTGCGCCGCGCGGCGTGGCCGCTGCGCTTCGAGGGGGTCGGCACCGCGGGCGATGCCGACCGTCCTGAAGCGTTCATGTGCTATTGCACCGCGCTGCTGATCTTGCGGGCGGCGGGCTGGATGACTTCGCGCAACGTGTCGGAAAGGAGCTTCTCGGCCACGTCGGGAGCGGGAATGACCTGACGGCTCTGGCTGCTGCTCAGCGTCTCGCTGAAGATGCGGCCCTTGCGTCCGGAGAGCGTGATGCCGAGGCTCATCTGCGAGGTGAAGTCGGTGGTCTTCACTTCGCGCAGCGTGACGTCGTTGACGATGCCGGTGACGATGAAGTCGGGGTTGCCGGTACGGGCATGGTCGAGGGTGGTGGCGTACGAAACCTGAAGCCCCTGACGGGTGAGTTCGTCGGCGAGGTTGCGGGCGACCCAGTCGGCCACGGGGGCGGAAGCGACGAACGAAGAGCCGTCACGGCGCTCGCCTATCTGCATGGTGCTGCGCTTGTCTTCGAACATGACCACGGCCACGCGCGGGGCGTTGGGCATGGGCAGGATGCTGGCGTCCGGCGGTGCGTAGAGCAGACGCACGGTGTTGCCGGGGGCACAGGCCGAAAGGGTCAGCATGGCCATTGTGGCGACAAGTGCCGCGACAATGGGGCGGAGATTGCGGATAGTGAGCATGGAGCCTCCTGAAGGACGTTTGATGTCAGATGGGGGACAGCGGCAGGTGCAGCCGTGTCAGCAATTCGTGGTCGGGTGTGGAGTCGGGTGCGTTGAGGTAGACCTCCACACACGGGGCCTCTCTCGTGATGCGTCCGCTGGCGGGCAACCATTCCCAATACAGTGACGCCCAAACCTCCGCAAGGGTCTTGTGCGGGCCCTTGTGGACGATGGTGGCACAGGGTCCTCCGGCGATGATGCGTACGGACACATACCCGTCGGCTTCGATGTGCTGTGGTACACTTACTCCGGCGTCATACCCCGTGGACTCTGAGGCGAGTCCGCACGGCGTGTCACCAAGGACCCCCACGAAGAGGGTCTCGAAGGTGAGCATCTGGTTGTGGCCCATCCACGCGGACAACTCCTGCCACGCTTGCGGCGCGGCCGTGGCATACGGCCCCGGTGCGTGGATGCAGGCGACCCGCAGGTCGGGCATGTCTTCGATGCGGACGTTCATGCGTGACTCCAGAAACACCAATATACCGCAACATGCAGAGTCGCAACGGAAAGTGGTTTTTATTGACTTTGAAAATCATAATCAATAAAACGTCGACATGACAATCCATGCCAGACGCTCTCTGCCGGGACTCGGCGTCAGGGGACGCATCGCCATCATCTACGTCGCACTGGGCATCCTGCCAGCGGTCGCCGCGCTGGTGCTGCTGCATGACAAGGGGCCCCGTGCCGCTGAAACGGGGCTCGCCCTCTTTGCGGGGGGGCTGCTGGTCTTCATGGGGCCATGCGTCGCGTTGCTTTCGCGATGGGTCGTGTTGCGAGATGTGCGCGAGGTGAACGCCTTCTGCCGTATGCTGCGCCAGGGGCGGTGCGAGGTGGCGTTCACGTTGCCGCCCGAGAGGGAGGATGAAGAGGAATTGCTGCGCCTCAAACGCGACCTCAACTGGATGGCGCATGTCGTGTCACGTCGTGAGGGTGAGCTTCTGTGCAGCCTTTCCGAAACGCTACGCAGCCGCGAACGGTACAGGCGTGAAGCCACGACGGATGCCCTGACCGGGGTTGCCACGAGGGGGCATATGGAATGCGTGGGGCAGGCGCTTGCATCGAGCAGTCTGCCATTCGCACTGCTGTTGTTCGACCTCGACGGGTTCAAGGGGGTCAACGATACCCAAGGGCACGATGCGGGCGATGCTGTGTTGCGTGCACTGGGCGATGTGCTGCGTTCGTCGTGTCGCCAGCAGGATGTGCCGTTCCGTCTCGGGGGGGATGAGTTCGGTGTGCTGTGCCGTGGCATGGACACCGAAGAGGCTCTCCGCCTGGCTCACAGGTTGCGGCGTCTGTTCGCAGAGAAGCGCACAGGCACGACCATGAGCGTTGGTGTGGTCGCCGTGCAAGAGCGAAAGACGTGTGAACCCGGATTGTTGGAGAAGGTGTTCAAGGCCGCCGACACGGCTCTGTATGCTGTGAAGCGATGCGGTGGCGATGGCGTACATGCCGGAGAGGTGGCGTGGACGAGTGAAAAAACGGCGTCATGACTGGCTTTGCACGGCTTGCCCAGTTGACAAGGGCTGCAAGCTCTGTAAAACGGACTGCGCGTAACATCGTACCCAAGGCCGCAAAGCATGTGCTGCCTGAGAAACAGACGGAGATATCCATGACCAAAGCTGAACTTGTTGAGAAGATCCACGCGAAGGCCGGTCTGGCCACCAAGGCTCAGGCCGAGAGCGCTCTTGACGCCACCATCGCCGTCCTCGCCGACGCCATGGCTGCCGGTGAGTCCGTGACCTTCACCGGTTTCGGCAGCTTCAAGGTTGCCGACCGCGCCGCCCGCAAGGGTCGCAACCCCCGCACCGGCGAAGAGATTGTCATCCCCGCTGGCAAGGTGGTCAAGTTCACCCCCGGCAAGCTGCTCAAGGACGCCGTGAAGTAGGCATTCCTGCAGCCGACATTTCGAAGGCCCCCTGTATCGGTAAGATACAGGGGGCCTTTGCATGTCTGCGGGGGCATCTCATCGGAGTGTCAGGGCTGCGTGTCCGGGCACTCCCTCGTGTGATACCTTCCGGCGGCAGCATCACGAGGCAGCGTGCAGGGCTGTCATGCCCTGTCGCCATCGGAGGTGTCAGAACTGACCGAGGCCTTTACGTTTCCTGTCCGCGGATAGCGTTTCGTGCCATACCGCGTGCCCCGGCCCTGCGGTCACTGCTGCGCCGTGCTGCATCCGTTCATGGCTTCCCGCTTTTGCGCAGACGCGACCACCAGAACCAGTCTCGCTGGACGGCCGGGAGTGCCGGGTCTTGCGCCTGTGCAACAGCGCACCGCAACACGTCGAGAACGCACGGGTCATGCGGGGCGCCGTCCAACTGGCCGAGTCTCTCATAGAGCGCTGTCGCCTCATGCCGCGCCAGGGCATCCACGTCATGGATTCCCAGTCGCGCGAGGTCGCGCACCGTAGCAGGGCCCACAGACCGGAGGTCGCGCAGTCTACGCATCGCCGTCGGGCCTCATCGGCATGGTATGGGGCGCATCAACGAGGACGGCGGTGATGTCCATGACGTTGGTCAGTGTCGGGCCTGTGCGAAGCAGGCATCCCGTGCCTTCGAGAAAGGGGTAGGCGTTGTTGTCGTCAAGGTGGCGGTGCGGGTCGAGTCCGCGTTCGCGGGCCGTGCGGAGTGTGAGCCCCGATGCGAAGCCCCCAGCCGCGTCGGTGGGGCCGTCGCTGCCGTCGGTGCCGAGGCAGAGCATGGCGATATGGTCGGCGCCGTCGAGGGCGATGGCGGCGGCGAGGGCCATCTCCTGATTGCGTCCACCCGTTCCGTCTCCGCGCAGGGTGACGGTGGTCTCGCCTCCGGCGAGAAGGCAGCATGGGCCTTCGGCGCACACGAAGGTGTCGGCGGTTCGGAACGCCTCGTCGACGAGTTCGCTGGCCTTATGGCGCGCTTCGCCGGTCATGGAGTCGGTGAGGATGCGCGGGATGTAGCCGCGGGCACGTGCCGCGGTGGCTGCCGCTTCAAGCGCCTGCCGGTTGGTTGCGACGAGCCTGTTCTGCACGTGGTCGAAAAGCGGGTCGCCCGGTTTGGGGGTCTCGGGGGCGTGCCCGGCGAGTCCGTCCTCAAGGCGGCGGCGTATGCTGGCGGGCAGGCGCGTGCCGATGCCGTACCGTGTGACGATGCCGTGGCAGTCGGCATAGGTGCTGGCGTCAGGGGCGGTGGGGCCGGAGGCGATGACATCGAGGTCGTCGCCCACGACGTCGGAGATGATGAGAGAGGCAGTGCGTGCGGGGGCGGCGCGGCGTGCGAGATTGCCGCCGCCGAAGGCCGAGACGTGCTTGCGAAGGGCGTTCACCTCGTGGATGGTGGCTCCGCATTCCAGAAGGAGGCGTGTCGCCGTGCGCATGTCGTCGAGCGATATCCCGTCGCACAGTGCCGGAGTGAGAGCACTTGCCCCCCCGGTGAGGACGCAGAGGACGAGGTCGCGTTCTGTCGTCTGCGCCACGAGGTCGAGTACGTCGTGGGCGGCGCGTTCTCCGGCGGCATCGGGCACGGGGTGTGCGGCTTCGCGAAGCCTGACGCGGCGCAGAGGCATGGTGTGACCGTATTTGACGATGACGAGTCCACCATCGAGCCTGTCCCCTAGCACGCCTTCGAGGGCATGGGCCATGGGGGCCGCCCCTTTGCCCGCCCCGACCACGAGGATACGCTCGTACCCTGCGAGGTCGTAGGGGACATCGCCGATGTAGAGGGTCTCGTCATTGCGGCGGACGTGGCGGTGTACGGCCCTGTCCGGGGCCACGGCACCGAGGGCGGCACCGATGATGTCATTGAGGACACTACGTTGTTCGGGGGTCATGGGGCCTCCACAAAAGAATGTATGTCATGCTATGTTGGCACACGATGACGGTCAAGGAGAGGTCATGCACGCCCGGCATGCAGCCGGGGGCGGGCTGGCCGGAAGGTAGTTCATGCGTAGGGCATGGGGTTGCGCAACGTCGGTTCATCAGGGACGTTGCGAGAGACTCGGGTGTTCGGCAAATAAGGGAGTTGCAGGATGAACAGACTCTTCAATCTGGTACTGGCTGCGGCCCTGCTGCTGTCATTGGCGGGGTGCGCCGTGTATTCCGTGCCGCATGACGAGCGCAGTGTCGGCACCATCGTGGATGACAGCGTCATCGTCTCGGACATCAAGGCCGACCTCGTCGGCATGGACGGCAGTGACGGTCTGGCGACCAAGGTCTATAGCTTCGGCGGGCGCGTCTACCTCGTGGGTGAGCCCAGCGTCTCTTTCCGCGACAAGGCCGTTCGCGCCGCGCGGCAGGTCAAGGGGGTACGCTCCGTGACGCCGCACTGGTTCGCGCCGGGAACGGGGCGTACCATGGATGACACGGTGGTCGCTACGCGCGTGCGTACCAATCTCATCGCCGAAAAGGCCCTCAGTTCGACGCAGATAGAACTGGAGGTATACGGTGGCCATGTGGTGCTGATGGGCATGGTGCGGGCCGCTGCCGACGTGGACCGGGCAGTGCGGGTGACCCGCGCCACGCAGGGTGTCCGTGGCGTGTCGTCATACCTCATCCCCTAGCACGGCTGAAGCTGTCCTGCCGCTGTGATGCGCTGGCAGACTGTGGTGTCGCCGGTGCACAGGACGATCGCCTGAAGAACAAAGGCCCCGTAAGGGGCCTTTGTGTTGTGTCTGACGTCTTCAGCGCATGCCGTGCAGGGTTCCGGCGATGACATCGAGCGCGGCGTCTACGAGGTCGAAATGCGCCTGCGTGCCCATGTGCCCAATTCTGAACACCTTGCCTGCCATGGGGCCGAAAC
This window encodes:
- a CDS encoding PilZ domain-containing protein, yielding MMERRLAERLALDAPCFIEADTAKGRFPVMLCNVSPGGAMIGLPPGEEVMAVGDMLRLRAMPASLAPFSEGVSGRVMWCAGNRCGVQFDMPLPVTTEALRTLLLEMD
- a CDS encoding lipoprotein, with amino-acid sequence MLTIRNLRPIVAALVATMAMLTLSACAPGNTVRLLYAPPDASILPMPNAPRVAVVMFEDKRSTMQIGERRDGSSFVASAPVADWVARNLADELTRQGLQVSYATTLDHARTGNPDFIVTGIVNDVTLREVKTTDFTSQMSLGITLSGRKGRIFSETLSSSQSRQVIPAPDVAEKLLSDTLREVIQPAARKISSAVQ
- a CDS encoding aminopeptidase; protein product: MFDQTTLERYAAVLLWGLERGRGHPYRKSDFVLVRFDLPALPLAEEICARLHERGQIPVPRMAHTPRMEHDFYTLANNKRLTTLIPGERELQNRLNGTISLLAPQSLSHLASVPAENIALAQRARAPLTAIARTREQMGTYGWTLCLWPTPALAGWAGMNVEAYAKEIARACHLGEADPVARWRRIAKEAEALRTALDALGDVVLHVESDDGTDLRLSVGQQRRWAGVTGRNIPSFELYVSPDWRTVEGSYVADLPSFRSGNITSGIRLTFRKGVVTALAAEKGEAFAAGQTSIDAGAARVGEFALVDKRFSPIGRFMANTLFDENHGGENGSMHIALGQSYANTFAGAAPDFDEATRERLGFNTSTLHWDMVATTPRRVTAHLHGGKRTTIYEDGMFRIL
- a CDS encoding helix-hairpin-helix domain-containing protein, producing MRRLRDLRSVGPATVRDLARLGIHDVDALARHEATALYERLGQLDGAPHDPCVLDVLRCAVAQAQDPALPAVQRDWFWWSRLRKSGKP
- a CDS encoding BON domain-containing protein, producing MNRLFNLVLAAALLLSLAGCAVYSVPHDERSVGTIVDDSVIVSDIKADLVGMDGSDGLATKVYSFGGRVYLVGEPSVSFRDKAVRAARQVKGVRSVTPHWFAPGTGRTMDDTVVATRVRTNLIAEKALSSTQIELEVYGGHVVLMGMVRAAADVDRAVRVTRATQGVRGVSSYLIP
- a CDS encoding glycerate kinase type-2 family protein — protein: MTPEQRSVLNDIIGAALGAVAPDRAVHRHVRRNDETLYIGDVPYDLAGYERILVVGAGKGAAPMAHALEGVLGDRLDGGLVIVKYGHTMPLRRVRLREAAHPVPDAAGERAAHDVLDLVAQTTERDLVLCVLTGGASALTPALCDGISLDDMRTATRLLLECGATIHEVNALRKHVSAFGGGNLARRAAPARTASLIISDVVGDDLDVIASGPTAPDASTYADCHGIVTRYGIGTRLPASIRRRLEDGLAGHAPETPKPGDPLFDHVQNRLVATNRQALEAAATAARARGYIPRILTDSMTGEARHKASELVDEAFRTADTFVCAEGPCCLLAGGETTVTLRGDGTGGRNQEMALAAAIALDGADHIAMLCLGTDGSDGPTDAAGGFASGLTLRTARERGLDPHRHLDDNNAYPFLEGTGCLLRTGPTLTNVMDITAVLVDAPHTMPMRPDGDA
- a CDS encoding tetratricopeptide repeat protein, producing the protein MNASGRSASPAVPTPSKRSGHAARRTGFPSCTMCTTVHDRRLPGRGLTPMTLDAAPHLHPAVLSPRPQPGRHRRDLHQSSRAFVLLTCIVATLALMLSLPAGLQAAEATVIVPFGGGILRDDAQTVAAAAARIEALRLSTASLGRDSAALFSAETPARLLSLTAATFEAHTTATSVVGYPPEVEVAVNIRTTPRGGDAATALRAALRAPEKLELREGILLHTRENLLEARQLALDAARHRQKAGTESESPYDRRFAALARTLRSLDTLERALSYLDGVWRHPIILAADMRQVVEASPEMPLGWTFLGEALLQLDRPQDAVEALDRALALPDAPVRARLARGIANLRLDLTALAVDDLSRVLREAPRLAPAWRARGAARMMRREYGPMCEDFIQACNLGDCEGLASARDAGHCLAPARPQTVKADD
- a CDS encoding sensor histidine kinase, whose protein sequence is MSSLTEQGRAITAQAAGYASVAERIGAKVSDYGSYGFSPRQTCALNVFFDLAQEFDSLEDLYSLAVLVLKQFFDLEAELYTLDPSGSLVRRSPDLGPTTATPPLPGELAEQPAFRDGEYRIPVRGRSAERSSLPVTPVGDALGMLVVHPRQPLTDHQILYLQKYANRVGFQLHNKLMFFKNREHIRFIRSLVHDIGHNVIVPNMYFKLLFRQLEGKIQSMSQVRETLLHGDCSSTNVLAEAMHQLGYLHERLEEQYSEIYRHFQQSSMFLETLLRQSHFDQGHYVLQKSHIDLLQRVVLPQVERFKGRLEEKGVKVCMPLYDDDTPRLVLADTGLISQVIANLLSNAVKYTRPDPDDESLTMCCRIVFVENAFGEGKPAVRVEVCTSGPPVDAADVPHLFEPDFRGRNTTGEYGTGHGLHFVREIVDLHGGHTGYHHDVCGNVFWFELPYSDPPS
- a CDS encoding GGDEF domain-containing protein, whose product is MTIHARRSLPGLGVRGRIAIIYVALGILPAVAALVLLHDKGPRAAETGLALFAGGLLVFMGPCVALLSRWVVLRDVREVNAFCRMLRQGRCEVAFTLPPEREDEEELLRLKRDLNWMAHVVSRREGELLCSLSETLRSRERYRREATTDALTGVATRGHMECVGQALASSSLPFALLLFDLDGFKGVNDTQGHDAGDAVLRALGDVLRSSCRQQDVPFRLGGDEFGVLCRGMDTEEALRLAHRLRRLFAEKRTGTTMSVGVVAVQERKTCEPGLLEKVFKAADTALYAVKRCGGDGVHAGEVAWTSEKTAS
- a CDS encoding HU family DNA-binding protein, yielding MTGFARLAQLTRAASSVKRTARNIVPKAAKHVLPEKQTEISMTKAELVEKIHAKAGLATKAQAESALDATIAVLADAMAAGESVTFTGFGSFKVADRAARKGRNPRTGEEIVIPAGKVVKFTPGKLLKDAVK
- a CDS encoding tetratricopeptide repeat protein, with amino-acid sequence MFLVTGVFVSVRHERTGTGTTARESVQRITWFGTLRDDGVALVMPLSDRMLPTGIIREVPEERFLEEFMPDQATYEEHFRETAESLRGRLQLASTLPTDLYPEERILLDALSALLHGRSAAKPVDADIPAVLELLAHGQEGRSAGAFQTRLSGAAVDYRRQGDYPRALLFYDRALTMQGQEDRLLFNVARVHYEMGELAEAETCLKRALESNPALEEAGRFLAFLQKTTLQPQAGDE
- a CDS encoding AraC family transcriptional regulator gives rise to the protein MNVRIEDMPDLRVACIHAPGPYATAAPQAWQELSAWMGHNQMLTFETLFVGVLGDTPCGLASESTGYDAGVSVPQHIEADGYVSVRIIAGGPCATIVHKGPHKTLAEVWASLYWEWLPASGRITREAPCVEVYLNAPDSTPDHELLTRLHLPLSPI